CGTCCAGCCCCATGAGCATAATAGCCTTGAGGTTGAGCTTGGCGCgttcgacttcttcttccgacggTGTGTGGACCAAGCGGACGAGATTGTTCATGACGTGCCACATGAGGTCGTCGACCTTTTTGTCGGGGGCGACCATGTAGACGCCAAAGAGACCGATATCCTTGTAGCACGTGTTAAAGGCGCTGACCGAATGTGCGAGTTCGTGTTCGGCCACTTCTTGGCAGAGGCGAGAAGCATGGTTGCGTCCGAGTCCCTGAGTGCGGTTGTAGGATCCGAGCATGATTTGCATGAGCATGAGGGGGAAAGCGTATTCGGAAGTCCACGAAGCGGCTTCAAAGGCAATGGCAATATGGGCCGTGTCGTCCGAGTTAAACTTGACGCTGGAAAGGGGAGCGAAACGGCGAGGTACACGTGGGTGAGTGAGATTGAGTAGGTGGAGTGGATAATCTAAAAAACAGTGACGAGCGCGCGAAAAAAGAAACCCTCCCCGAGACGGAACGTGTCCCCCGGCACAAGAACGAAATCATCGTCCGAACCATCCACGGCACAAGGACACAACGTCATAGCCACGACAACTGCAGCTACAACTACAATCGCGATGGGTAACTTACAGATAATCCGATCCGGTAAAGATGGCTGGTTCCATGGCGAGTTCGAGTCCATCCTTGGGTGCGGTGGGCAATTCACCAAAGTGCTGACTCGCGAGTCCGCAAAGCTGATCGTGATCAATGGCTCCGGCTCCGGCAATGACCATCCGGGGCGCGGTGTAGTGTTGCTGAATGTAATCAACGAGGTCGGTACGCGAAAGGGAGCGGATGTTCTCTTCCGGACCGAGAATGGTACGTCCGAGTCCGGTTCCCTGAAAGGCGGTGGCGTGCAAATGATCGAGCACCaattcttcctgttgcttgTTGACTTCGGCCATTTCGCGGAGAATGACGTCGCGTTCCCGGTCAATGGCGGCCTCGTCCAACTTGGAGTGCAAGAGGATATCGGAAAGAATCTCGACGGCTTTCCCGACGTCATCCTTAAAGACCTTGGCAAAGTACACGGTCTGTTCGCGCGAGGTGTAGGCGTTGAGGTGTCCCCCCATATTTTCGATTTCGAGTTCGAGTTGCGGCTGGGTCCGTTGTTCCGTCCCTTTAAAGGCCAAATGTTCGAGAAAGTGGGCGACGCCGTTGTTCCGGGCCGTTTCGTAGCGCGACCCGGCGTCGATCCAGACGCCCACCGTGGCCGTTTCCGACCCTTGCACCGTTTCGGACGCCACGCGCAATCCCGAATCCAACGTCGTGACGTCCGTCGTCGGCGCCCGCAAGACGTAATCCGGAAAGGCGGCCGTGGCGGTGGATAAGGCACATCGCGACGATGCGCGAGCCGTCGGA
The sequence above is a segment of the Phaeodactylum tricornutum CCAP 1055/1 chromosome 10, whole genome shotgun sequence genome. Coding sequences within it:
- a CDS encoding predicted protein, yielding MALRLSLSKWSRPTARASSRCALSTATAAFPDYVLRAPTTDVTTLDSGLRVASETVQGSETATVGVWIDAGSRYETARNNGVAHFLEHLAFKGTEQRTQPQLELEIENMGGHLNAYTSREQTVYFAKVFKDDVGKAVEILSDILLHSKLDEAAIDRERDVILREMAEVNKQQEELVLDHLHATAFQGTGLGRTILGPEENIRSLSRTDLVDYIQQHYTAPRMVIAGAGAIDHDQLCGLASQHFGELPTAPKDGLELAMEPAIFTGSDYLVKFNSDDTAHIAIAFEAASWTSEYAFPLMLMQIMLGSYNRTQGLGRNHASRLCQEVAEHELAHSVSAFNTCYKDIGLFGVYMVAPDKKVDDLMWHVMNNLVRLVHTPSEEEVERAKLNLKAIMLMGLDGHANVAEDIGRQLLTYGRRMTPAEIFSRIDAVTKDDIRATAAKFINDQDHALAAVGGIHELPDYTWVRRHSYWLRY